GACGATTGGCTGGTGATCAGCGGAATCAGTCAGGGATTGGGCAGGTCGGACCGGAATGAACAGCATAAACAGCTCGAACTTGTTCAGCGGCATTTGGCAGGCGTAGACGAAAAGGCCAGGCAGCAGGCAGAAAGCAGGGCAAAGATGTGGTCTTACCTCGGTTTCCTGGGCGGAATTGCGGTTGTCATTATGATCATGTGAGGAGGTAGGGTTCGCGATGAGTATTGACCTCATTTTGAAGGTAGCAGGTATTGGTCTATTGGTGGGCATTTGTGCAATTATCCTGAATGAGGCCGGTAAGAAAGAGCAGGCCCAGATGGTTACCATTGCCGGGGTTGTTGTCGTGTTGTATCTGGTCATCCAGGGAATCTCCGATCTGTTTGTTCTGGTGAAAAGCGTATTTAATCTATACTAGGGGGCTCTGGCAATGGAAATAGCACAAGTGATTGGACTCGCCATCATTGTCACGGTTCTCGGAGCTGTTCTGAAACAAATTAAACCTGAGATTGCAATTCAGCTAAGCATTCTGGCAGGGGTAACCATATTTCTGCTGATCATGGACAAAATCAGACTGGTGGTTGATCTGCTGCAGAAACTGGCTGAGCAGGCAGACATCAGTTCCTACTACTTGTTCATTGTTCTTAAAATCGTGGGAGTAGCCTATTTGGCGGAATTGGGAGGCCAAATCTGCCGGGATGCCGGAGAGAATGCACTGGCCACAAAAGTTGAAATTGCAGCCAAAGTATTCGTGGTCATTTTGGCTATCCCAATCATTGCAGCGATCATGGAATCCATGATGAAGCTGCTGGCGT
The DNA window shown above is from Dehalobacter sp. and carries:
- the spoIIIAC gene encoding stage III sporulation protein AC, encoding MSIDLILKVAGIGLLVGICAIILNEAGKKEQAQMVTIAGVVVVLYLVIQGISDLFVLVKSVFNLY
- the spoIIIAD gene encoding stage III sporulation protein AD codes for the protein MEIAQVIGLAIIVTVLGAVLKQIKPEIAIQLSILAGVTIFLLIMDKIRLVVDLLQKLAEQADISSYYLFIVLKIVGVAYLAELGGQICRDAGENALATKVEIAAKVFVVILAIPIIAAIMESMMKLLA
- a CDS encoding stage III sporulation protein AB; translated protein: DDWLVISGISQGLGRSDRNEQHKQLELVQRHLAGVDEKARQQAESRAKMWSYLGFLGGIAVVIMIM